A portion of the Candida dubliniensis CD36 chromosome R, complete sequence genome contains these proteins:
- a CDS encoding GTP cyclohydrolase, putative (Similar to S. cerevisiae RIB1) translates to MTSIKHPQPSAASTNSQGIRTPPTLSTSPDLDVNRIPMVTPKPSTNSLPVTTPQPPPAITQSMRNKSGLPDSLPHVKCLARARIPTTQGPDIFLHLYENNIDNKEHLAIVFGEDIRSRSLFKHYPGETQQDRMTRGAYIGRLTPGRTIADSDGTDELKFDKEGNLIIDSLTYTDPTLVRIHSECYTGETAWSARCDCGEQFDEAGRIMGEAGHGCMVYLRQEGRGIGLGEKLKAYNLQDLGADTVEANLILRHPADGRNFSLATAILVDLGLVEIKLLTNNPDKIVAVEGKHQEVKVLERVPMVPLSWGKDGKNGIRSKEIEGYLSTKIERMGHLLEKPIKI, encoded by the coding sequence ATGACATCAATAAAACATCCACAGCCATCTGCTGCAAGCACTAACAGCCAGGGAATACGCACTCCACCGACACTTTCCACATCTCCAGATTTGGATGTTAACAGAATCCCCATGGTCACACCGAAACCATCAACAAATAGTTTGCCAGTTACCACACCACAACCCCCACCAGCTATAACACAATCTATGCGTAACAAAAGTGGCTTGCCTGACAGCTTACCGCATGTTAAATGTTTAGCTAGAGCACGTATCCCAACAACACAGGGACCAGATATTTTCCTACACTTGTATGAAAACAATATTGACAACAAAGAACACTTGGCAATTGTGTTTGGAGAGGACATTCGATCCCGTTCATTGTTTAAACATTACCCTGGGGAAACACAACAAGACAGGATGACCAGAGGTGCTTACATCGGGAGATTGACTCCTGGAAGAACTATTGCTGATTCTGATGGAACTGACGAATTGAAGTTTGATAAAGAAGgtaatttgataattgacAGTTTGACATACACAGACCCAACTTTAGTCAGGATACATAGTGAATGCTATACTGGTGAAACTGCATGGAGTGCACGATGTGATTGTGGTGAACAGTTTGACGAGGCTGGAAGAATAATGGGGGAAGCGGGCCATGGGTGCATGGTATATTTGAGACAAGAAGGTAGAGGTATTGGTTTGggtgaaaaattaaagGCGTATAACTTACAAGATCTTGGTGCCGATACAGTGGAAgccaatttgattttgagaCATCCAGCTGATGGGCGGAACTTTTCTTTGGCTACAGCTATTTTGGTTGATTTGGGTCTAGtagaaattaaattgttaACTAACAACCCAGACAAGATTGTTGCTGTCGAAGGAAAACACCAGGAAGTTAAAGTGTTGGAAAGAGTCCCAATGGTGCCCTTAAGTTGGGGGAAAGATGGTAAGAATGGTATCAGAAGTAAAGAAATAGAAGGGTATTTGAGCaccaaaattgaaagaatgGGACATTTGTTAGAAAAGCCCATCAAAATCTAA
- a CDS encoding mitochondrial FAD-linked sulfhydryl oxidase, putative (Similar to S. cerevisiae ERV1;~spliced gene) has protein sequence MSTTETKEKTESGGKPEVGVTGRKIVYDKDGKPCRTCNSLLDFQFASGKIKKSPVLHESKKENKPELESYPQDEPPDVTELGKSSWTLLHSIAATYPETPTTKQQQDMKSFINLFSGFYPCWFCAEDFQKYITKNEPKTGNQEELGRWLCEAHNEVNKKLNKPQFNCDLWKKRWKDGWDNEE, from the exons ATGTCAACTACAGAgactaaagaaaaaaccGAGTCTGGTGGTAAACCAGAAGTTGGTGTCACTGGACGTAAGATTGTTTATGACAAAGATGGGAAACC ATGCCGTACATGTAACTCCTTATTGGATTTCCAATTCGCAAGTGGTAAAATTAAGAAATCACCAGTACTTCATGAATCGAAGAAAGAGAACAAACCAGAACTCGAGTCGTATCCTCAAGATGAGCCTCCGGATGTCACTGAGTTGGGTAAATCATCATGGACATTATTGCATTCAATAGCAGCCACATATCCAGAGACCCCTACCAcgaaacaacaacaagatatGAAACTGTTTATCAACTTATTTTCCGGGTTTTATCCCTGCTGGTTCTGTGCTGAAGATTTCCAAAAATATATCACCAAGAATGAACCGAAAACAGGAAATCAAGAGGAATTAGGGAGATGGCTTTGTGAGGCACATAATGAAGTTAACAAAAAACTAAATAAACCCCAATTCAATTGTGATCTATGGAAAAAAAGATGGAAGGATGGGTGGGATAATGAAGAGTAA
- a CDS encoding 60S ribosomal protein L28 (Similar to S. cerevisiae RPL28;~spliced gene), whose amino-acid sequence MPTRLTKTRKHRGNVSAGKGRIGKHRKHPGGRGKAGGQHHHRTNLDKYHPGYFGKVGMRYFHKQQNHFWRPEINLDKLWTLVDSEKKDEYLSKSSASAAPVIDTLAHGYGKVLGKGRLPEVPVIVKARFVSKLAEEKIRAVGGVVELVA is encoded by the exons ATGCCTACTAGATTAACTAAAACCAGAAAACACAGAGGTAATGTTTCTG ccGGTAAGGGTAGAATTGGTAAACACAGAAAGCACCCGGGTGGTAGAGGTAAAGCTGGTGGTCAACATCATCACAGAACTAACTTGGATAAATACCATCCAGGTTACTTTGGTAAAGTTGGTATGAGATACTTccacaaacaacaaaaccaCTTTTGGAGACCAGAAATCAACTTGGACAAATTGTGGACTTTAGTTGATTCTGAAAAGAAAGACGAATACTTGAGCAAATCATCAGCTTCTGCTGCTCCAGTCATCGACACCTTGGCTCACGGTTACGGTAAAGTTTTGGGTAAAGGTAGATTACCAGAAGTTCCAGTCATTGTCAAAGCCAGATTTGTTTCTAAATTAgctgaagaaaaaatcagagctgttggtggtgttgttgaattAGTTGCTTAA
- a CDS encoding glucose transporter of the major facilitator superfamily, putative, which yields MTISIPSGLTLNLISSVSVICLGSLQFGYHMAELNSPELVLSCKRSQPGAVPYEDSFFGRNGFKQCIPMTPDQIGLATSIFSIGGLFGSFYVGHLADKYGRKKTSLLHCLLYIIGSFINGLSNTYASLLLGRFICGLGAGSALVITSIYINEVSPIETKGLLGSMNQFSINIGILFTQLLSLKWSNDNDWRWLLFMASFIAIANVIVVSSYLNESPVWLANQGNTTQAFTILHGLRGGSYSVATDEVNSWKSQGRGTTPESDTLLEEGNGSEHSSSGATAGGSSNKNLVTVVDYVSLPEYRNSLIASTGILVLQQFDGINSIIFYGVSVLVSIFPNHSIIINCLISLVNVIVTFISATIVDKLGRKPLLLLSVSFLGIATVLMGLGIIWTSSVLSIAGTFTYITFFAIGMGPIPFLLVGEVTQPIAKASAQSWGTSMNWIATFIVGYTFPVLKEWLGGSVYFIFTVMCCVSVWFIKTKVPETKGKHSYQEVWS from the coding sequence ATGACAATCTCTATACCAAGTGGATTGACATTGAACTTGATTTCAAGTGTATCAGTTATATGTTTGGGATCTTTACAATTTGGTTATCATATGGCAGAATTGAATTCCCCAGAATTGGTACTATCATGTAAGCGATCACAGCCTGGTGCTGTCCCATATGaagattctttttttggacGTAATGGATTTAAACAATGTATTCCCATGACACCAGATCAAATTGGATTGGCTACttctattttttcaattgggGGATTATTTGGATCATTTTATGTTGGTCATTTAGCAGACAAATATGGTAGAAAGAAAACCAGTCTATTGCATTGTTTACTTTATATTATTGGCTCGTTCATTAATGGTTTAAGCAATACCTATGCAAGCTTGTTGCTTGGCAGATTTATTTGCGGGTTGGGTGCCGGGTCAGCCTTGGTTATTACTTCTATCTATATAAACGAGGTTTCtccaattgaaacaaaaggATTATTGGGGTCAATGAACCAATTCAGTATCAATATTGGGATTTTATTTAcacaattattatcattaaaatggtctaatgataatgattggAGATGGCTACTTTTTATGGCATCATTCATTGCTATTGCTAACGTTATTGTTGTATCAAGCTATTTGAACGAATCACCAGTTTGGTTGGCCAACCAGGGCAACACCACCCAAGCATTCACTATTTTACATGGCTTAAGAGGAGGGAGCTATTCTGTAGCCACCGATGAAGTCAATAGCTGGAAACTGCAGGGCCGAGGCACAACGCCTGAAAGCGATACGTTGCTTGAAGAAGGTAACGGAAGTGAACATAGTAGCAGTGGTGCTACTGCCGGTGGCAGTTCAAACAAAAACTTGGTAACAGTTGTAGACTATGTTTCATTGCCTGAGTACAGAAATTCTTTGATTGCATCCACTGGTATTTTGGTCTTGCAACAATTTGATGGGATAAATTCGATTATTTTCTATGGTGTATCGGTTTTGGTTTCCATTTTCCCCAATCATTccataattataaattgtttgataTCGTTAGTGAATGTTATTGTTACATTTATTTCAGCAACTATAGTTGATAAGTTGGGCAGAAAGcctttattgttgttatcagtttcatttttagGGATTGCAACGGTATTAATGGGTTTGGGTATTATTTGGACAAGTTCTGTGTTATCTATTGCCGGAACATTTACCTATATTactttttttgcaattggAATGGGTCCAATTCCATTTCTACTTGTTGGAGAAGTGACCCAACCAATTGCCAAGGCGCTGGCGCAAAGTTGGGGGACTAGTATGAATTGGATTGCTACATTTATTGTTGGTTATACTTTCCCAGTCTTAAAAGAGTGGTTAGGCGGCTCAGTCTACTTTATTTTCACTGTAATGTGTTGTGTTAGTGTATGGTTTATCAAAACTAAGGTTCCTGAGACAAAAGGTAAGCATTCGTACCAAGAAGTCTGGAGTTGA
- a CDS encoding transcriptional regulatory protein, putative (spliced gene) → MNIEQENITNTTLTNTNNVNDKPKPKRKKTSRACNHCHKAHMTCDPGRPCQRCIQRGLGSTCEDAPRKRKKYLEDVPNSSLMSSHSINSSDHLDSNGVTPMQSTLSLPMPPVQESPFSTSAPTQSQVPAYTPSTVPQRQPSYSPQVASNYSPNHKTYSATLFQHSATSPELMQTVPEYFPELHNQHYQPSANPNQKRRTNFLSTAADLEYSTLSNILQENFGHHTTSNEGTPNSHNFSPALSPHNMPTTDTNAPPPSIQLASNDQRQVTSFNNHTKHSTPSPLNTSQTKLYEDARYPKCDETINQYFLGDTESGKMVVFPDVLTAIENMKNNDPAVYVERNSKSTLSFAMSISHESNSNNGKDGQLFKEPEEIYEKVKKPFSYTPGYHSLIAYLRKRFTKPMLVKMAESMATYRPSFIACTNSLKEHDLIFMEQCFQRTLLTYDNYIKISGTPTIVWRRTGEVAYVGNEFCVLTGWPKEELIGKDKRKFIVELLDDKSVLQYFQVFSRIAFGDFLGATMTECTLLTPNPNVKIRTGCMWTLKRDVFGIPMMIVGNFLPIL, encoded by the exons atgaatattgAACAGGAAAACATAACAAATACCACTTTaaccaataccaataacGTTAATGATAAACCCAAACCA AAACGTAAGAAAACATCCAGAGCATGCAATCATTGTCACAAGGCACATATGACATGTGACCCGGGACGTCCATGTCAGCGATGCATTCAAAGAGGATTAGGTTCGACATGTGAAGATGCACCCcgaaagagaaagaagtATCTTGAAGACGTACccaattcttctttgatGTCTAGCCACAGCATAAATAGTAGCGATCATTTGGACAGTAATGGCGTAACACCGATGCAGTCGACTTTACTGCTACCCATGCCACCTGTACAAGAACTGCCATTTTCGACAAGTGCACCTACTCAGTCTCAAGTTCCAGCATATACTCCAAGCACAGTTCCACAAAGACAGCCTCTGTATTCACCTCAGGTGGCTTCTAATTATTCCCCTAATCACAAGACCTATCTGGCAACATTGTTTCAGCATAGTGCAACCTCGCCCGAATTGATGCAAACAGTCCCAGAATATTTCCCGGAACTCCATAACCAACACTACCAACCATCAGCAAACCCTAATCAGAAAAGACGAACAAATTTCTTGTCAACAGCAGCTGACTTGGAGTATTCTACATTATCAAACATTCTTCAGGAGAATTTTGGTCACCACACAACATCAAATGAAGGCACACCTAACTCGCATAACTTTTCACCAGCATTATCACCGCATAATATGCCTACAACTGATACTAATGCACCACCGCCATCAATCCAATTGGCTTCTAACGATCAGCGTCAGGTGACATCTTTTAACAATCACACCAAACACAGTACGCCGTCACCTTTAAATACAAGTCAGACCAAACTTTATGAAGATGCAAGGTATCCCAAGTGTGACGaaacaattaatcaatattttttggGTGACACCGAGTCGGGCAAAATGGTAGTATTTCCCGACGTTTTAAcagcaattgaaaatatgaaaaacaACGATCCAGCGGTTTACGTGGAACGTAATTCCAAACTGACACTATCCTTTGCCATGAGCATATCACATGAAAGCAATTCTAACAATGGTAAAGATGGCCAACTATTCAAAGAACCAGAGGAAATATACGAAAAAGTGAAGAAACCGTTCTCCTACACCCCAGGGTATCACTCGTTGATTGCATATCTAAGGAAAAGATTCACAAAGCCAATGTTAGTGAAAATGGCCGAATCAATGGCCACATATAGACCCTCATTTATTGCATGCACAAATTCATTGAAAGAACACGACTTGATATTTATGGAACAGTGTTTTCAGAGAACATTGCTAACCTAtgataattatataaaaattaGTGGCACACCAACAATTGTATGGAGAAGAACCGGGGAAGTAGCATATGTGGGAAATGAATTTTGTGTATTGACTGGCTGGCCCAAAGAGGAGTTGATTGGGAaagataaaagaaaattcatTGTTGAACTACTAGACGATAAGTCAGTTTTGCAGTATTTCCAAGTATTTTCCAGGATTGCGTTTGGTGATTTCTTGGGGGCAACCATGACAGAATGTACCTTATTGACGCCAAACCCTAATGTAAAAATAAGAACCGGGTGCATGTGGACCTTGAAAAGAGATGTCTTTGGTATCCCCATGATGATTGTAGGAAACTTTTTGCCAATACTATAA
- a CDS encoding amino acyl-tRNA synthetase complex component, putative (Similar to S. cerevisiae ARC1) — protein sequence MSDLIAKFSKISLADISKSDSSKFPELSAEQKALASQFETLAKRLDEPESLIALNDSLRTKTFIVGNIPSHSDLVVFEKVFSLASQWTSKNDIAKYRHILRWVDLVQNTLVSVPEPIKIDYDIDIPREVKEKKKPAKEAEKSATPEPKAKATPDAAQGQRKELTEEEKKAKAAAKEAKKAAKAKANAEKNKQPQQAAVATPPNPSMIDFRVGFIEKAEKHPNADSLYMSTIDMGDAEGPRIVCSGLVKYIPIEEMQKRYVVVVANLKPVTMRGVKSCAMVLCASDAEKVEFVNPPAGSKPGDKIFFEGYNGTPEKQLNPKKKIWEAVQPHFSTNENYEVTYTEEGKEPKRLVNEKGELCKNSSIVKADVK from the coding sequence ATGTCAGATTTGATTGcaaaattttcaaagatTTCTTTAGCtgatatttcaaaatcagaCTCTTCTAAGTTTCCAGAGTTATCAGCAGAACAAAAAGCATTGGCCTCACAATTCGAGACATTGGCCAAGAGATTAGACGAACCCGAATCATTGATTGCTTTAAATGATTCATTAAGAACAAAAACTTTTATTGTTGGTAACATTCCAAGTCATTCAGATTTAGTggtttttgaaaaagtgTTCTCTTTGGCTTCTCAATGGACCAGCAAAAATGATATTGCAAAATATAGACACATTCTCAGATGGGTCGATTTAGTTCAAAATACATTAGTCAGTGTCCCTGAACCAATCAAGATTGATTACGACATTGACATCCCGAGAGAAGTTAaggagaaaaagaaaccgGCAAAGGAAGCTGAAAAGTCTGCCACCCCAGAGCCAAAGGCTAAAGCAACACCAGACGCTGCTCAAGGACAAAGAAAGGAATTAACCGAAGAGGAAAAGAAAGCAAAAGCAGCAGCCAAAGAGGCCAAGAAAGCTGCTAAAGCCAAAGCAAATGctgaaaaaaacaaacaaccacaacaagCCGCTGTTGCCACCCCGCCAAACCCATCCATGATCGACTTTAGAGTTggttttattgaaaaagcCGAAAAACATCCAAATGCTGATTCATTGTACATGTCAACTATTGATATGGGAGATGCCGAAGGACCTAGAATTGTATGTTCAGGTTTAGTGAAATACATtccaattgaagaaatgcAAAAGAGATATGTTGTCGTAGTGGCAAATTTGAAACCAGTCACCATGAGAGGAGTCAAATCTTGTGCCATGGTGTTATGTGCTTCTGATGCCGAAAAAGTTGAATTCGTTAACCCACCAGCAGGTTCCAAACCTGGTGATAAAATCTTCTTTGAAGGATACAACGGAACACCAGAGAAACAGTTGAAcccaaagaagaagatttggGAAGCAGTCCAACCACACTTTTCTACTAATGAAAATTACGAGGTTACCTATACTgaagaaggaaaagaaCCAAAGAGATTGGTTAATGAAAAGGGTGAGTTATGTAAGAACTCCAGTATTGTTAAAGCTGATGTCAAATAG
- a CDS encoding RNA-binding protein required for meiotic cell division, putative (Similar to S. cerevisiae DOM34) → MQVKNKVKLKDKNVAITLVPEDSEDLWYLYNLLKKGDTVQLVTHRNVKKGNQAQITKGKSKMEKIVVRLKLLVEDIDYIASDQTMRINGKSLVQQEYIPLNSFHTAEVELNKELTILKDNWDEYDMTLLNELCSIENKADIGAVVFQEGVAHICYVADSMTVLKAKVEKSIPRKNNEYGTRDLEKAMNSFFNMIISSMTRHFDFEKLKVVILASPGFLAKTLYDRLIQECLNLQNSGKESKVYSSILKNKGKFLIAHASTGYLQGLEEVLNDPQTKKRLADTKFLEESEALQRFQRALNDDDGRAWYGLDEITKALNMDAVRYLMVSDALFRSDDIEERRHYIDLTEQAKNLGAKVYIFSSLHESGEQLNQLTGIAALLKYPVPDLDESDEED, encoded by the coding sequence ATGCAAGTTAAAAATAAAGTCAAATTGAAAGACAAGAATGTTGCAATAACCTTGGTTCCAGAAGATTCTGAGGATTTATGGTACTTGTACAACTTACTCAAGAAGGGAGACACTGTGCAATTAGTTACTCACCGGAATGTCAAGAAGGGAAACCAAGCTCAAATCACAAAGGGGAAGAGCAAAATGGAAAAGATCGTGGTTAGATTGAAGTTGCTAGTAGAAGACATAGACTACATTGCCTCTGATCAAACAATGAGGATTAATGGTAAATCTTTGGTGCAACAGGAATATATCCCTTTAAACAGTTTCCACACTGCTGAGGtagaattgaataaagaaTTGACTATTTTGAAAGATAATTGGGATGAATATGATATGACGCTATTGAATGAGCTATGCTCTATTGAGAATAAAGCTGATATAGGTGCAGTTGTTTTCCAAGAAGGTGTAGCACATATTTGTTATGTGGCTGATTCGATGACAGTTCTAAAAGCAAAAGTTGAAAAGTCTATCCCACGAAAAAATAACGAATACGGTACTAGAGATTTGGAAAAGGCAAtgaattcatttttcaatatgaTCATATCGAGCATGACTAGacattttgattttgaaaaattgaaagttGTTATATTAGCATCACCCGGGTTTTTAGCGAAAACCTTATATGACCGATTGATACAGGAGTGCTTAAACTTGCAAAATTCAGGGAAAGAAAGCAAAGTCTATTCCAGtatattgaaaaacaagggtaaatttttaatagCACATGCATCCACAGGTTATTTGCAAGGTCTAGAGGAGGTGTTGAATGATCCTCAAACAAAGAAGAGATTAGCAGACACTAAATTCTTGGAGGAACTGGAGGCATTACAGCGTTTCCAAAGAGCTTTGAATGATGACGATGGAAGAGCGTGGTATGGGTTGGACGAAATCACCAAGGCATTAAATATGGATGCAGTGAGGTATCTTATGGTGTCTGATGCGTTGTTTAGAAGCGATGATATTGAAGAGAGAAGACATTACATTGATCTTACTGAGCAAGCTAAAAACTTGGGTGCCAAAGTGTACATCTTTTCAAGTCTACATGAATCTGGtgaacaattgaatcagTTAACAGGTATTGCTGCTTTGTTGAAATATCCGGTTCCAGATCTTGATGAAagtgatgaagaagacTAG